One genomic window of Cupriavidus oxalaticus includes the following:
- a CDS encoding AraC family transcriptional regulator: MIRLIEKLAPNEGYTQSTLDSVRLMRSDRPLGRTPVLYEPSIVIVCQGRKLGFLGNEVYVYDAQHYLVLSVPLPFSTETQASPEEPMLAVSIRLDLLELSELITQIGAAGDLPEEPPNGMVSTELDENLAGTTVRLLEALTVPMDARILGPGLVREICYRVLTGAQGGAMRAALAHHGRFGRVARALKRIHADYAAPLNVSCLAEEAGMSVPAFHANFRTVTQTSPIQYIKSTRLHQARLMMIRDGVTAAAASGRVGYESTSQFSREFKRLFGRTPVEEARDMRESFTLSPAVRFGA; this comes from the coding sequence ATGATTCGTTTGATCGAGAAACTGGCGCCCAACGAGGGCTACACGCAGTCGACGCTCGACAGCGTGCGGCTGATGCGTTCGGATCGGCCCCTTGGGCGCACACCGGTGCTGTACGAGCCAAGCATCGTGATCGTGTGCCAGGGCCGCAAGCTTGGCTTTCTGGGCAATGAGGTCTATGTCTACGACGCGCAGCACTATCTTGTACTGTCGGTACCGCTGCCGTTTTCCACGGAAACCCAGGCTTCGCCAGAGGAACCCATGCTGGCGGTGTCCATCCGTCTGGACCTCCTCGAACTCAGCGAACTGATCACGCAGATCGGTGCAGCAGGAGATCTGCCTGAAGAGCCGCCCAACGGCATGGTGTCTACGGAGCTGGACGAGAATCTGGCCGGTACAACCGTCAGGTTGCTGGAGGCATTGACCGTGCCGATGGATGCCCGGATCCTGGGTCCGGGCCTGGTGCGGGAAATCTGCTACCGCGTGTTGACGGGGGCACAGGGAGGCGCGATGCGTGCCGCTCTCGCTCACCACGGGCGCTTCGGCCGCGTCGCGAGAGCGCTGAAGCGTATCCATGCGGATTATGCGGCGCCCCTGAATGTCTCATGCCTGGCTGAAGAGGCCGGCATGAGCGTGCCAGCGTTTCACGCCAACTTCCGCACGGTGACCCAGACGTCGCCAATCCAGTACATCAAGTCCACCCGCCTTCATCAAGCGCGCCTGATGATGATTCGCGACGGCGTCACGGCTGCGGCAGCATCGGGACGCGTCGGCTACGAGAGTACTTCGCAGTTCAGCAGGGAGTTCAAGCGGCTTTTCGGGCGAACGCCGGTTGAGGAGGCACGCGACATGCGCGAGTCTTTCACCCTGTCACCGGCGGTTCGCTTTGGCGCCTAG
- a CDS encoding SDR family oxidoreductase, producing the protein MKQASRTWFITGASKGVGQKLVAHLLEQGHRVAATSRIAASLTETFGGASDRFLPLEVDLTSDRSVQAAVEKTVQWFGVIDVVVNNAGYAQQGTVEALSDDELRGNFEVNFFAPMAVLRHALPQLRRQRSGHIINISSIVGYQGGYAGWGSYVASKFALSGLTESLAAEVAELGIRATVVYPGPVRTDFLSNGALAVAKRQIDDYSEAKASLDLHLDTLHGHQAGDPDKLALLIMQAAAVESAPLHLFAGKIANELAAAKANAVAKDLDTWRGSSEATDFAD; encoded by the coding sequence ATGAAACAAGCATCCCGTACATGGTTCATCACAGGCGCGTCGAAGGGCGTCGGTCAGAAACTCGTTGCCCACCTGCTGGAGCAAGGCCACCGGGTAGCGGCAACGTCCCGCATAGCCGCATCGCTGACGGAGACATTTGGTGGCGCATCCGACCGCTTTCTACCTTTGGAAGTTGACCTGACCAGCGACCGCAGTGTCCAGGCGGCCGTCGAGAAGACAGTGCAATGGTTCGGCGTGATCGACGTGGTCGTCAACAATGCCGGCTATGCCCAGCAAGGCACGGTCGAGGCACTGTCCGACGACGAACTGCGCGGCAATTTCGAGGTCAACTTCTTCGCACCGATGGCTGTACTGCGCCATGCGCTGCCGCAGCTTCGTCGCCAGCGCAGCGGGCACATCATCAACATCTCCTCCATCGTGGGCTACCAGGGCGGGTATGCGGGCTGGGGCAGCTACGTCGCGAGCAAGTTCGCACTGTCAGGCTTGACGGAATCCCTGGCGGCGGAAGTCGCGGAACTGGGTATCCGAGCCACTGTGGTCTATCCGGGGCCTGTGCGCACGGACTTTCTGTCGAACGGTGCGCTCGCAGTGGCCAAGCGACAGATCGACGACTACTCGGAGGCCAAGGCTTCGCTGGACCTGCATCTCGACACTCTACATGGCCATCAGGCCGGCGATCCTGACAAGCTCGCCCTGCTGATCATGCAGGCCGCTGCGGTCGAATCGGCGCCGTTGCATCTGTTCGCCGGCAAGATCGCCAATGAACTTGCGGCTGCGAAAGCTAACGCTGTTGCAAAGGATCTCGACACCTGGAGGGGCTCGTCCGAGGCTACCGACTTTGCAGACTGA
- a CDS encoding SymE family type I addiction module toxin, with protein sequence MKIKSTGTHVRTIKISRTQFPAVPSNSNNFTGLRTIPWIRLRGLWLERAGFSVGQSLKVRVQHKRIVIWVE encoded by the coding sequence ATGAAAATCAAATCCACTGGCACGCACGTACGGACTATCAAGATTAGTCGGACTCAATTCCCGGCTGTTCCAAGTAACAGCAATAACTTCACTGGTCTGCGGACGATCCCTTGGATTCGCTTGCGAGGTCTTTGGTTGGAGCGGGCTGGATTCAGCGTCGGCCAATCCCTGAAGGTTAGAGTTCAGCATAAGCGGATAGTTATTTGGGTGGAGTAA
- a CDS encoding NADP-dependent oxidoreductase produces MKAIQVTGYGSPSGMTLVEADDPVPGDNEVLIDIAAASVNPIDWKIVSGAMRAFIPLPLPFTPGVDAAGTVIAVGRNVTRLKPGDEVMGFIGIVGAFATRAVVEATRLARKPASLAFAEAAAIPAATLTAWQALHEHGGLHAGQSVLIHGAAGGVGTAAVQLAKLAGAHVIGTGSAQSREYVASLGADAFIDYRTEDFAARVSGLDLVLDLIGGETQERSWSVLKPGGTLVSTVARPDAARAKGTQATGRHFATRSDAPQLEKLATLHASGDLRTQIDSVFVLSDVSQALDHSKGGHVKGKVVVAVAQ; encoded by the coding sequence ATGAAAGCCATCCAAGTAACTGGCTACGGCAGCCCCAGCGGCATGACGCTGGTCGAGGCGGACGACCCCGTACCGGGCGACAACGAAGTCTTGATCGACATTGCCGCGGCATCGGTGAATCCGATTGACTGGAAGATCGTCAGTGGCGCCATGCGGGCGTTTATTCCACTGCCGTTGCCTTTCACCCCTGGGGTTGATGCTGCAGGGACCGTCATCGCCGTGGGGCGCAACGTCACAAGACTGAAGCCGGGCGATGAAGTGATGGGATTCATCGGGATTGTCGGGGCTTTCGCCACGCGCGCCGTCGTGGAGGCCACCCGCCTGGCGCGCAAGCCTGCGTCCTTGGCTTTCGCGGAAGCCGCGGCGATTCCCGCTGCAACGCTGACGGCATGGCAGGCGCTCCACGAGCATGGGGGCTTGCATGCCGGGCAGTCGGTCCTAATCCACGGGGCCGCAGGCGGCGTAGGCACTGCGGCCGTGCAGCTTGCCAAGTTGGCCGGCGCCCACGTCATCGGCACCGGTTCAGCCCAGAGCCGCGAATATGTAGCAAGCCTCGGCGCCGATGCCTTTATTGACTACCGCACCGAGGATTTCGCCGCGCGGGTCTCGGGATTGGACCTCGTCCTCGACCTGATTGGCGGTGAAACTCAGGAGCGTTCATGGTCGGTGCTGAAGCCGGGCGGCACCCTGGTGTCGACGGTGGCAAGGCCCGACGCAGCTCGAGCCAAAGGAACGCAGGCGACCGGCAGACATTTCGCTACGCGTAGCGACGCGCCCCAGCTCGAGAAACTGGCTACGCTCCATGCATCGGGCGATCTGCGTACCCAGATCGATTCGGTCTTTGTGCTCTCAGACGTTAGCCAGGCGCTCGACCACAGCAAGGGCGGCCACGTGAAAGGCAAGGTCGTTGTGGCCGTGGCCCAGTAG
- a CDS encoding M81 family metallopeptidase, whose product MTSDQLPVRLAVAGLLHETNTYAAEFAGMTPLRAFEQYRGNEILAAFDKSNHQVGGFIEGARRTGATLIPTYVGQATPSGTIEAGAYAAMKQDILEGIRAALPVDGVLLALHGAGVADGTEDVEGDLALAVRALVGPGVPIAAVYDLHGNMTDAMRDACDLTLPCKLYPHTDFHDRAVEAVELLLEMIRGGLTPVTAMRRLPMLPYIVTTQDGFIPAEVNDVCRKLAAQPGVIDCSWFHGFPYADIAAPCPAVVCTTSGDAALAQRCVDEVAQWTWSHREAFRPTFPAPAQGVALALSAAEGPVVVNEYADNPGGGTPGDGTHLLRALLDANPPAGACCFASINDAAVVAQAQRAGVGVTIRVSLGGKQGRFQGAPIEADAYVKCITDGRFVNRPGSMFEGVRFDLGVMCRLIINGVDVIVASRAEQIFDVEPFVLHGLDVTGYKLVAIKGANHFRAGYRTVAKQIISVDSEGLSTAAIASFPRERLAGAFWPLSDEVRFDGGADVA is encoded by the coding sequence GTGACTTCAGACCAATTGCCCGTCCGCCTGGCCGTTGCCGGACTCCTCCACGAGACCAACACGTACGCCGCCGAGTTCGCGGGCATGACGCCGCTGCGCGCGTTCGAGCAGTATCGGGGCAACGAAATCCTGGCGGCGTTCGACAAATCGAATCATCAGGTGGGCGGCTTTATCGAAGGCGCGCGCAGGACCGGCGCCACGCTCATTCCCACCTATGTCGGGCAGGCGACGCCCTCGGGCACGATCGAAGCCGGCGCGTATGCCGCCATGAAGCAAGACATCCTCGAAGGCATTCGCGCTGCGCTGCCGGTTGACGGCGTGCTGCTGGCCCTGCATGGCGCCGGTGTCGCCGACGGCACTGAAGACGTCGAAGGCGACCTGGCGCTTGCCGTTCGTGCGCTGGTCGGGCCGGGTGTCCCGATTGCCGCGGTCTACGATTTGCACGGCAACATGACGGACGCGATGCGCGACGCTTGCGACCTGACGTTGCCGTGCAAGCTGTATCCGCATACCGACTTCCATGACCGGGCCGTCGAAGCCGTCGAGCTGCTGCTTGAGATGATTCGGGGCGGGCTCACACCGGTCACCGCAATGCGACGCCTGCCGATGCTGCCGTACATCGTGACGACACAAGACGGGTTCATCCCAGCGGAAGTCAACGACGTTTGCCGGAAGCTGGCCGCACAGCCCGGCGTCATCGACTGCTCGTGGTTCCATGGTTTCCCCTACGCGGATATCGCGGCCCCCTGCCCGGCGGTCGTGTGCACCACAAGCGGAGACGCCGCGCTTGCGCAGCGTTGCGTCGACGAAGTCGCGCAATGGACCTGGTCGCATCGCGAGGCGTTCCGTCCGACATTTCCGGCCCCCGCACAGGGCGTCGCCCTTGCCCTGTCGGCGGCAGAGGGGCCTGTCGTTGTCAACGAGTACGCAGACAACCCGGGCGGCGGCACACCCGGAGACGGCACGCATCTGCTTCGCGCGTTACTGGACGCCAATCCGCCCGCCGGCGCGTGCTGTTTCGCGTCGATCAATGATGCTGCCGTGGTTGCACAAGCACAGCGCGCGGGTGTCGGCGTCACGATCAGGGTCTCACTGGGTGGCAAGCAAGGCCGCTTCCAGGGCGCGCCCATTGAGGCCGATGCCTATGTGAAATGCATCACGGACGGGCGCTTCGTGAATCGCCCTGGATCGATGTTCGAAGGTGTTCGCTTCGACCTGGGGGTGATGTGTCGCCTCATCATCAACGGTGTCGATGTCATCGTGGCTTCGCGTGCCGAGCAGATCTTTGATGTCGAGCCGTTTGTGCTGCATGGGCTGGATGTCACTGGGTACAAGCTCGTTGCGATCAAGGGGGCCAACCACTTCCGTGCTGGATATCGGACGGTGGCTAAGCAGATCATTTCTGTCGACAGTGAGGGCTTGAGTACAGCTGCGATTGCGTCGTTTCCGCGTGAAAGGCTCGCTGGGGCGTTTTGGCCCTTGTCGGATGAGGTGCGCTTCGATGGCGGTGCCGATGTCGCATGA
- a CDS encoding SDR family NAD(P)-dependent oxidoreductase: MTSRNTAGGAFAGKVAIVTGAASGIGLATTELLHAEGANVIAVGRSSNVEALARPGIVPIVADVAREESAVQAVATAIDRFGKLDILVNNAAVIINKPLVDMSLEDWNGIQAVNATGAFLFSREAMRAMLPAKTGAIVNVGSYACYQAFPLIAAYAASKGALAQLTRALSLEAIEHGIRVNAVGSGDVITNITNHIHADGQAFLAEHGKKAPIRRAAQPKEIAEVIAFLASEKASFIVGAVVMADGGMSVALP, translated from the coding sequence ATGACATCACGAAACACGGCAGGCGGCGCCTTTGCAGGCAAGGTCGCCATCGTTACCGGTGCAGCCAGTGGCATCGGCCTGGCCACGACCGAACTGCTTCACGCCGAAGGCGCGAATGTGATTGCCGTTGGCCGCAGCAGCAACGTGGAAGCACTGGCGCGACCTGGCATCGTTCCCATCGTCGCCGACGTGGCGCGCGAGGAAAGTGCCGTACAGGCCGTTGCCACGGCAATCGACCGGTTTGGCAAGCTCGACATCCTCGTCAACAACGCGGCGGTCATCATCAACAAGCCACTGGTGGACATGTCGCTGGAAGACTGGAATGGCATTCAGGCCGTCAATGCCACGGGCGCTTTCCTATTCTCGCGGGAAGCCATGCGCGCCATGCTGCCGGCAAAGACAGGCGCCATCGTCAACGTGGGGTCCTACGCCTGCTATCAGGCTTTTCCGTTGATTGCGGCCTATGCGGCGTCGAAGGGCGCGCTGGCGCAGTTGACGCGGGCCCTTTCGCTGGAAGCCATCGAACACGGCATTCGCGTCAATGCGGTGGGCTCCGGCGATGTCATTACCAACATTACCAACCACATCCATGCCGACGGCCAGGCGTTCCTCGCAGAGCATGGCAAGAAGGCACCGATCCGCCGCGCGGCACAGCCCAAGGAAATCGCCGAGGTAATCGCCTTCCTCGCATCGGAAAAGGCCAGCTTTATCGTCGGCGCCGTGGTCATGGCCGACGGTGGCATGAGCGTGGCCCTGCCTTGA
- a CDS encoding ribonucleotide-diphosphate reductase subunit beta: protein MLSWDDDVQATPQAAPQPALQPAASAATADQQGVLPSSATQAGILGNNPNAAAAQSNRRVNAADKRVINGSTDVNQLVPFKYKWAWEKYLAGCANHWMPQEINMSRDIATWKDPNGLTEDERRIIKRNLGFFVTADSLAANNIVLGTYRQITAPECRQYLLRQAFEEAIHTHAYQYIVESLGLNEAEIFNAYHEVQSIRDKDEFLIPFIDTLTDPSFKTGTPENDQKLLKSLIVFACIMEGLFFYVGFTQILAMGRQNKMTGAAEQYQYILRDESLHCNFGIDLINQIKLENPHLWTAEFKAEITELFKKAVDLEYRYAEDTMPRGVLGLNAPMFKSYLRFICNRRCQQIGLDQLFPNEENPFPWMSEMIDLKKERNFFETRVIEYQTGGALSWD, encoded by the coding sequence ATGCTGAGCTGGGACGACGACGTTCAAGCCACCCCGCAGGCCGCACCGCAGCCTGCCCTGCAACCCGCTGCATCGGCTGCCACCGCTGACCAGCAAGGCGTCCTGCCGTCGAGCGCCACGCAAGCCGGCATCCTGGGCAACAACCCCAACGCCGCCGCCGCGCAAAGCAACCGCCGCGTCAACGCCGCCGACAAGCGCGTGATCAACGGCTCGACCGACGTCAACCAGCTCGTCCCGTTCAAGTACAAGTGGGCGTGGGAAAAGTACCTGGCCGGCTGCGCCAACCACTGGATGCCGCAGGAAATCAACATGTCCCGCGACATCGCCACGTGGAAAGACCCCAACGGCCTGACCGAGGACGAGCGCCGCATCATCAAGCGCAACCTCGGCTTCTTCGTCACTGCCGACTCGCTGGCCGCCAACAACATCGTGCTGGGCACCTACCGCCAGATCACCGCGCCGGAATGCCGCCAGTACCTGCTGCGCCAGGCCTTTGAAGAGGCCATCCACACGCACGCCTACCAGTACATCGTTGAATCGCTGGGCCTGAACGAAGCCGAGATCTTCAACGCGTACCACGAAGTGCAGTCGATCCGCGACAAGGACGAGTTCCTGATCCCGTTCATCGACACGCTGACCGACCCGTCGTTCAAGACCGGCACGCCGGAAAACGACCAGAAGCTGCTGAAGTCGCTGATCGTGTTCGCCTGCATCATGGAAGGGCTGTTCTTTTATGTGGGCTTCACGCAGATCCTGGCGATGGGGCGGCAGAACAAGATGACTGGGGCGGCGGAGCAGTATCAGTACATCCTGCGGGATGAGTCGCTGCACTGCAATTTTGGTATCGACCTGATTAATCAGATCAAGCTGGAGAATCCGCATCTTTGGACGGCGGAGTTCAAGGCCGAGATCACCGAACTGTTCAAGAAGGCGGTGGATCTGGAGTATCGCTATGCGGAAGACACGATGCCGCGTGGGGTGCTTGGTTTGAATGCGCCGATGTTCAAGTCGTATCTGCGGTTTATCTGCAATCGTCGTTGCCAGCAAATTGGTCTTGATCAGCTGTTCCCGAACGAGGAGAACCCGTTCCCGTGGATGAGCGAGATGATTGATCTGAAGAAGGAACGCAACTTCTTCGAGACGCGCGTCATTGAGTATCAGACGGGTGGGGCGTTGAGCTGGGATTGA
- a CDS encoding nuclear transport factor 2 family protein: MSIATTLLEQHLQFLVDKPEQWQELIADSIVWDLPYAPSLGHPLKLEGRESVLRHASWFVGAVRNFRFSDAIVTATDDPQQAIARVRGEGLIAATGRTYRQEYVVFLTARDGRIVHLREYFDPVQAALALDAPVVGVASRSI, encoded by the coding sequence ATGAGCATTGCCACAACGCTTCTGGAGCAACATCTCCAGTTCCTAGTCGACAAGCCGGAGCAATGGCAGGAACTAATCGCCGACAGCATCGTCTGGGATCTGCCGTACGCACCCAGCCTGGGTCATCCGCTGAAACTCGAAGGACGTGAATCTGTGCTGCGGCATGCGAGCTGGTTCGTGGGGGCGGTCAGGAACTTTCGCTTCTCCGATGCCATCGTGACTGCGACGGACGATCCGCAGCAGGCGATTGCTCGGGTGCGTGGGGAGGGCCTGATCGCGGCGACCGGCCGTACCTACCGCCAGGAGTATGTCGTGTTTCTGACAGCCCGCGACGGTCGCATCGTGCATCTGCGCGAGTATTTCGACCCGGTTCAGGCAGCCCTTGCCCTTGACGCGCCTGTAGTGGGCGTCGCCTCCAGGAGCATCTGA
- a CDS encoding SDR family oxidoreductase, with product MAIATNESKVILITGASSGIGEGAARLLAAQGHRLVIGARRTDRLAELAASIEASGGVVRYRELDVTSADDVAAFARFALDAFGRIDVLINNAGVMPLSPLNALKVSEWNRMIDVNIRGVLHGIAAVLPTMEAQGLGQIINISSIGGLSVSPTAAVYCATKFAVRAISDGLRQETDKIRVTVICPGVVESELADSISDDTARSAMQEFRRIAITPDAIARAIAYAVEQPAEVDVSEIVVRPTASPF from the coding sequence ATGGCAATCGCCACCAACGAATCGAAAGTTATTCTGATCACCGGCGCCAGCAGCGGCATCGGCGAGGGCGCCGCTCGCCTGCTCGCCGCGCAAGGACACCGGCTCGTGATCGGTGCACGCCGGACCGACCGGCTCGCCGAGTTGGCGGCATCGATCGAAGCCTCCGGCGGCGTGGTTCGTTACCGCGAGCTCGACGTGACGTCGGCCGATGACGTGGCGGCATTCGCCCGCTTCGCGCTCGATGCCTTCGGCCGCATCGACGTCCTCATCAATAACGCGGGCGTGATGCCGCTTTCGCCCCTCAACGCCCTGAAGGTCAGCGAATGGAACCGGATGATCGACGTGAACATTCGTGGGGTGCTGCATGGCATTGCCGCCGTGCTGCCGACGATGGAGGCGCAAGGGCTCGGCCAGATCATCAATATTTCCTCGATTGGTGGACTCTCCGTGTCGCCCACTGCCGCGGTCTACTGCGCGACCAAGTTCGCCGTGCGTGCCATCTCCGACGGGCTGCGCCAGGAGACCGACAAGATCCGCGTGACGGTGATCTGCCCCGGCGTCGTGGAGTCCGAGCTGGCCGATTCGATCTCTGACGACACCGCGCGTAGCGCGATGCAGGAGTTCCGTCGCATCGCCATTACGCCCGACGCCATCGCTCGCGCCATTGCATACGCGGTGGAGCAGCCCGCCGAAGTCGACGTCAGCGAGATCGTCGTACGGCCCACCGCCAGCCCGTTCTGA
- a CDS encoding DoxX family protein: MNSNLNTSLNENSAIPAVGRTLIAVIFFISGFGKLMAPGATMAYIGSLGLPAPALGLIGALVLELASAALLVIGYKTRVVALLLAAYAVVTALIFHHALADQNQMFHFLKNLAMAGGLLQVVAFGPGAFSLDNRRAPAKRVAA; this comes from the coding sequence ATGAACTCGAACCTGAACACCTCGCTGAACGAAAACTCCGCCATCCCCGCCGTTGGCCGCACCCTCATCGCGGTCATCTTTTTCATCAGCGGCTTCGGCAAGCTGATGGCACCTGGCGCAACGATGGCCTATATCGGATCGCTGGGTCTGCCCGCGCCAGCGCTCGGACTGATTGGCGCACTGGTGCTGGAACTGGCGAGCGCCGCACTCCTGGTCATTGGCTACAAGACGCGCGTGGTGGCTCTCCTGCTTGCTGCCTACGCTGTCGTGACCGCGCTGATCTTTCACCACGCGCTCGCTGACCAGAATCAGATGTTCCATTTCCTGAAAAACCTGGCGATGGCCGGTGGTCTCCTGCAGGTAGTGGCGTTCGGCCCCGGCGCCTTCAGTCTGGACAACCGTCGCGCGCCGGCCAAGCGCGTTGCCGCCTGA
- a CDS encoding LysR family transcriptional regulator, translating into MLDAVSLDQLRTFIAAADEGSFSAAGRKLRRAQSVVSHTLANLESQIGVQLFDRAGRYPKLTDEGSALLAQARLVVGGMDGFKAKARTISDGLEPELSVVVDVMYPMTSLTDAVGAFRSEFPHTPLRLYVEALGAVMQPVLAQTCRLGISGSMPSVPEILDAEKLLDVPMITVSASSHPLASTNRILGPVDLKEHVQLVLTDRTTLTEGTTFGVFSPQIWRLADLGAKHAFLRAGFGWGHMPVAMVQDDLDSGKLVPLRLEAFQPHTPPIAMFAVFRKDTPPGPAGRWFLKRLRDAGDTH; encoded by the coding sequence ATGCTCGATGCCGTCTCGCTGGACCAGCTTCGCACCTTCATCGCTGCCGCCGACGAAGGCAGTTTCTCCGCCGCAGGCCGCAAACTCCGGCGAGCGCAATCCGTGGTCAGCCATACGCTGGCCAACTTAGAGAGTCAGATCGGCGTGCAGCTCTTCGATCGGGCGGGCCGTTATCCAAAGCTGACGGACGAAGGATCGGCCTTACTTGCGCAGGCGCGGCTGGTGGTGGGTGGCATGGACGGGTTTAAGGCGAAGGCGCGGACAATTTCCGACGGACTCGAGCCCGAGCTCTCTGTCGTGGTGGACGTCATGTATCCAATGACATCACTGACAGACGCCGTCGGTGCATTTCGAAGCGAGTTTCCGCACACACCATTACGCCTTTACGTCGAAGCGCTGGGTGCTGTCATGCAGCCGGTACTCGCCCAGACATGCCGGCTCGGAATCAGCGGCTCGATGCCATCGGTCCCAGAAATTCTCGATGCCGAGAAATTGCTGGATGTGCCAATGATTACGGTCTCTGCCTCGTCCCATCCCCTGGCATCAACGAATCGGATCCTAGGGCCGGTGGATCTCAAGGAGCACGTCCAACTCGTGCTGACGGACCGCACGACCCTCACAGAGGGCACCACTTTCGGCGTTTTCTCTCCACAGATATGGCGCCTTGCCGATCTAGGAGCCAAGCACGCATTCTTGCGCGCTGGCTTTGGATGGGGCCATATGCCGGTGGCAATGGTTCAGGATGACCTGGACAGCGGCAAGCTAGTGCCCCTGCGACTCGAAGCGTTCCAGCCACATACGCCGCCCATCGCCATGTTTGCAGTCTTTAGGAAGGACACACCGCCCGGGCCTGCTGGAAGGTGGTTTCTCAAGCGCCTCAGAGACGCAGGCGACACCCACTAA